From Syngnathus typhle isolate RoL2023-S1 ecotype Sweden linkage group LG13, RoL_Styp_1.0, whole genome shotgun sequence, a single genomic window includes:
- the mtf2 gene encoding metal-response element-binding transcription factor 2 isoform X2, whose amino-acid sequence MRDSGVLSHLSVHQGSHPSRQQAVPLSPTRQERVAYGEQDRFTEGQDVLARWSDGLIYLGTIAKIDRDKQRCFVVFEDRSKSWVLWKDIQTGDEDEDDDEHDDIVCSICRHETSEEPNEIVICDKCGQGYHQLCHSPVIDAAVIDSDDKWLCCACQLTSFPKEETETMDLSFPYAPEELVWDEDHRTNLQQCYCYCGGPGNWYLKMLQCNGCEQWFHEACLRCLPMPMLYGDRFYLFICSVCNSGPEYLSRLPLGWEDVTHLSLYNLTMIHKKKYFDSELDLMAYINNNWELLQLGELADTPRSTRFAYVLEALNSNTTKFMSGKEVKKKKHLFGLRVRFPPTPPSGEHPVSRLMGRPSHGIDSNKSLSGLRAQKKSRKRKQASHSLERQAKRRCSGELLSQELRKPTALESPSLERFSSVKSERSLLSSQTSDAESIGALSTSETTSSLSRPSSLCSSNRTQTTTSTLPLSPPPLKRKRGRPRRVPPPHKPESLPPGQAHPIPSGADVATPLPGLHSADIVHGMDPNSQLSHLKSSISTYFGAAGRLACGEKYKVLARRVTLDGKVEYLVQWEGVTAS is encoded by the exons ATGAG AGACTCGGGCGTTCTGAGTCATCTGTCCGTCCATCAGGGATCCCACCCCTCACGGCAGCAGGCTGTTCCCTTGTCCCCCACGAGGCAAGAAAGGGTGGCTTATGGAGAGCAGGACAGATTCACCGAGGGACAGGATGTCTTGGCCCGCTGGTCGGATGGCTTGATCTACTTGGGAACAATCGCTAAG ATCGATCGAGACAAGCAGCGATGCTTTGTGGTGTTTGAGGATCGATCCAAATCTTGGGTTCTCTGGAAAGATATTCAAACAG GAgacgaagatgaagacgatgacgaGCACGATGACATCGTGTGCTCCATATGTCGGCATGAAACCTCCGAGGAGCCCAATGAGATAGTCATTTGTGACAAGTGTGGGCAAG GCTACCATCAGCTCTGCCACTCGCCCGTCATTGACGCTGCTGTCATCGACTCGGACGACAAATGGCTTTGCTGTGCATGTCAGCTCACTTCTTTCCCAAAG gAGGAGACAGAAACCATGGATCTGTCCTTCCCATACGCACCGGAGGAACTGGTGTGGGATGAAGACCACCGGACCAACTTGCAACAGTGCTACTGCTACTGTGGAGGGCCAGGAAA CTGGTACCTGAAGATGCTGCAGTGCAATGGTTGTGAGCAGTGGTTCCACGAAGCCTGCCTCCGTTGCTTACCCATGCCGATGCTTTACGGAGACAG ATTTTATCTCTTCATTTGCTCCGTTTGCAACAGTGGACCTGAGTATCTGAGCCGACTGCCTCTCGGATG GGAGGATGTGACCCACCTGAGCCTGTACAACCTGACAATGATCCACAAGAAGAAGTACTTTGATTCCGAGCTGGACCTGATGGCCTACATCAACAACAACTGGGAGCTGCTGCAGCTTGGTGAA CTTGCCGACACTCCAAGATCAACGCGATTTGCGTATGTTCTTGAGGCTTTAAACAGCAACACAACCAA GTTCATGTCAGGAAAGGaggtaaagaagaagaagcacttGTTTGGGCTGAGGGTTCGATTCCCTCCCACTCCCCCCAGCGGAGAGCATCCGGTAAGCAGACTGATGGGGCGCCCCTCACATGGCATCGACTCAAACAAATCGCTGTCTGGCCTGAG AGCACAGAAGAAGTccaggaagaggaagcaagcaagtcATTCACTGGAGCGGCAGGCCAAACGCAGATGTTCCGGTGAACTCCTGTCCCAG GAACTAAGAAAGCCCACAGCACTAGAATCTCCCTCACTGGAGCGCTTTTCGTCCGTCAA GAGCGAGCGGTCTTTACTGTCGTCCCAAACCTCAGACGCAGAGTCGATTGGCGCCCTGAGCACCTCGGAAACTACCTCAAGCCTCTCGAGGCCGTCCAG CCTGTGCAGCTCCAACAGGACCCAGACGACGACTTCCACCCTGCCCCTTTCCCCTCCACCCTTAAAAAGAAAACGCGGGCGGCCGCGGCGGGTCCCGCCGCCGCACAAACCCGAGAGTCTTCCGCCTGGCCAAGCGCACCCCATCCCTTCCGGCGCCGATGTCGCAACTCCGCTTCCGGGACTGCACTCTGCAGACATAGTTCACGGCATGGACCCCAACAGCCAGCTGTCCCACCTCAAGAGCTCAATCAGCACCTATTTTGGTGCAGCGGGAAGGCTGGCTTGCGGGGAGAAGTACAAAGTGCTCGCTCGAAGGGTCACCTTGGACGGCAAGGTGGAGTATCTGGTGCAGTGGGAGGGGGTCACCGCCTCCTAG
- the dipk1aa gene encoding divergent protein kinase domain 1A isoform X1 — translation MSKPPRGSEQQVARQRADMIPMAFCLCRHSPLNAPEGWYRKQNSMARISFVRVKYLFLTWLTVLVGSWVLYVQYSAYTELCRGHQCKNAICDKYKRGIIDGSACSSLCDKDTFYMSRCLSTLPNNQVYTGSWGDHEGIIRCHLGKVAHYEIGEEPQPHREVPIFDTPTKGTSVEKFREMVFNHIKSKLGDQPNLSALVNVILSVADGNKDGKVSLPEARSMWALLQIDEVLLGLLLQERGHTPRLLGYCGDLYMTERVPHKPLYGFSVPWPLVSWVPGGLQRTMDQWFTPSWPRKAKISMGLLELVEDVFHGTYGSFLICDLAAVRFGYTDGHELRLTDARAVVPESQFRRGMRARRCETDADCVYGADCRTSCDGVVKRCREEPVRPNLAKACSTLKDYLLHGAPSTLREELERQLYACMALKGDAGQLNMEHSLLLNNLKALLWRQISHTKDS, via the exons ATGTCGAAACCTCCTCGGGGTTCTGAACAACAGGTTGCTCGGCAACGCGCGGACATGATACCGATGGCCTTTTGTCTTTGCCGCCATAGTCCGCTGAACGCTCCTGAGGGTTGGTACCGAAAACAGAACAGCATG GCTCGTATTTCCTTCGTAAGGGTGAAGTACTTGTTCCTCACCTGGCTGACGGTGCTGGTGGGGAGCTGGGTACTATACGTGCAATACTCGGCCTACACGGAGCTGTGCAGAGGACACCAGTGCAAAAACGCCATT TGTGACAAATACAAGCGAGGAATCATTGATGGCTCGGCCTGTAGCAGCCTGTGTGACAAAGACACATTCTACATGAGCAGATGTCTGTCAACGCTCCCGAACAACCAG GTGTACACCGGAAGTTGGGGGGATCACGAAGGGATCATTCGCTGTCATTTGGGGAAAGTGGCGCACTATGAGATTGGCGAAGAGCCGCAGCCACACCGTGAGGTGCCTATCTTCGATACTCCTACCAAAGGCACGTCGGTGGAGAAGTTCCGGGAAATGGTTTTTAATCACATCAAG TCCAAGCTTGGAGATCAGCCCAACCTCAGCGCCCTGGTGAACGTGATCTTGTCCGTGGCGGACGGCAACAAAGACGGAAAAGTGTCCCTGCCGGAAGCTCGCTCCATGTGGGCCCTCCTGCAGATTGATGAG GTGCTTCTGGGCCTGCTGCTTCAGGAACGCGGGCACACGCCGCGCCTCCTCGGCTACTGCGGCGACCTCTACATGACCGAAAGGGTTCCTCACAAGCCCCTGTACGGCTTCTCCGTCCCCTGGCCGCTGGTCTCCTGGGTCCCGGGTGGCTTACAGCGCACCATGGACCAGTGGTTTACCCCCTCGTGGCCTCGCAAAGCCAAGATCTCCATGGGTCTCCTGGAGCTGGTGGAGGACGTCTTCCACGGCACGTACGGCAGCTTCCTCATCTGCGACCTGGCGGCGGTCCGCTTCGGCTACACCGACGGTCACGAGCTGCGTCTCACCGACGCCCGGGCGGTGGTGCCGGAAAGCCAGTTCCGGCGGGGTATGCGGGCGCGGCGCTGCGAGACCGACGCCGACTGCGTGTACGGCGCAGACTGCCGGACGTCGTGCGACGGCGTCGTGAAACGCTGCAGGGAGGAGCCCGTCCGGCCCAATTTGGCCAAAGCGTGCAGTACGCTGAAGGACTACCTGCTGCACGGGGCGCCATCCACCCTGCGGGAGGAGCTGGAGAGGCAGCTGTACGCTTGCATGGCCCTCAAGGGCGACGCCGGCCAGTTGAACATGGAGCACTCGCTGCTCCTCAACAACTTGAAGGCTCTGCTGTGGAGGCAGATCTCGCACACCAAGGACTCGTGA
- the dipk1aa gene encoding divergent protein kinase domain 1A isoform X4, which yields MARISFVRVKYLFLTWLTVLVGSWVLYVQYSAYTELCRGHQCKNAICDKYKRGIIDGSACSSLCDKDTFYMSRCLSTLPNNQVYTGSWGDHEGIIRCHLGKVAHYEIGEEPQPHREVPIFDTPTKGTSVEKFREMVFNHIKSKLGDQPNLSALVNVILSVADGNKDGKVSLPEARSMWALLQIDEVLLGLLLQERGHTPRLLGYCGDLYMTERVPHKPLYGFSVPWPLVSWVPGGLQRTMDQWFTPSWPRKAKISMGLLELVEDVFHGTYGSFLICDLAAVRFGYTDGHELRLTDARAVVPESQFRRGMRARRCETDADCVYGADCRTSCDGVVKRCREEPVRPNLAKACSTLKDYLLHGAPSTLREELERQLYACMALKGDAGQLNMEHSLLLNNLKALLWRQISHTKDS from the exons ATG GCTCGTATTTCCTTCGTAAGGGTGAAGTACTTGTTCCTCACCTGGCTGACGGTGCTGGTGGGGAGCTGGGTACTATACGTGCAATACTCGGCCTACACGGAGCTGTGCAGAGGACACCAGTGCAAAAACGCCATT TGTGACAAATACAAGCGAGGAATCATTGATGGCTCGGCCTGTAGCAGCCTGTGTGACAAAGACACATTCTACATGAGCAGATGTCTGTCAACGCTCCCGAACAACCAG GTGTACACCGGAAGTTGGGGGGATCACGAAGGGATCATTCGCTGTCATTTGGGGAAAGTGGCGCACTATGAGATTGGCGAAGAGCCGCAGCCACACCGTGAGGTGCCTATCTTCGATACTCCTACCAAAGGCACGTCGGTGGAGAAGTTCCGGGAAATGGTTTTTAATCACATCAAG TCCAAGCTTGGAGATCAGCCCAACCTCAGCGCCCTGGTGAACGTGATCTTGTCCGTGGCGGACGGCAACAAAGACGGAAAAGTGTCCCTGCCGGAAGCTCGCTCCATGTGGGCCCTCCTGCAGATTGATGAG GTGCTTCTGGGCCTGCTGCTTCAGGAACGCGGGCACACGCCGCGCCTCCTCGGCTACTGCGGCGACCTCTACATGACCGAAAGGGTTCCTCACAAGCCCCTGTACGGCTTCTCCGTCCCCTGGCCGCTGGTCTCCTGGGTCCCGGGTGGCTTACAGCGCACCATGGACCAGTGGTTTACCCCCTCGTGGCCTCGCAAAGCCAAGATCTCCATGGGTCTCCTGGAGCTGGTGGAGGACGTCTTCCACGGCACGTACGGCAGCTTCCTCATCTGCGACCTGGCGGCGGTCCGCTTCGGCTACACCGACGGTCACGAGCTGCGTCTCACCGACGCCCGGGCGGTGGTGCCGGAAAGCCAGTTCCGGCGGGGTATGCGGGCGCGGCGCTGCGAGACCGACGCCGACTGCGTGTACGGCGCAGACTGCCGGACGTCGTGCGACGGCGTCGTGAAACGCTGCAGGGAGGAGCCCGTCCGGCCCAATTTGGCCAAAGCGTGCAGTACGCTGAAGGACTACCTGCTGCACGGGGCGCCATCCACCCTGCGGGAGGAGCTGGAGAGGCAGCTGTACGCTTGCATGGCCCTCAAGGGCGACGCCGGCCAGTTGAACATGGAGCACTCGCTGCTCCTCAACAACTTGAAGGCTCTGCTGTGGAGGCAGATCTCGCACACCAAGGACTCGTGA
- the dipk1aa gene encoding divergent protein kinase domain 1A isoform X2 yields MIPMAFCLCRHSPLNAPEGWYRKQNSMARISFVRVKYLFLTWLTVLVGSWVLYVQYSAYTELCRGHQCKNAICDKYKRGIIDGSACSSLCDKDTFYMSRCLSTLPNNQVYTGSWGDHEGIIRCHLGKVAHYEIGEEPQPHREVPIFDTPTKGTSVEKFREMVFNHIKSKLGDQPNLSALVNVILSVADGNKDGKVSLPEARSMWALLQIDEVLLGLLLQERGHTPRLLGYCGDLYMTERVPHKPLYGFSVPWPLVSWVPGGLQRTMDQWFTPSWPRKAKISMGLLELVEDVFHGTYGSFLICDLAAVRFGYTDGHELRLTDARAVVPESQFRRGMRARRCETDADCVYGADCRTSCDGVVKRCREEPVRPNLAKACSTLKDYLLHGAPSTLREELERQLYACMALKGDAGQLNMEHSLLLNNLKALLWRQISHTKDS; encoded by the exons ATGATACCGATGGCCTTTTGTCTTTGCCGCCATAGTCCGCTGAACGCTCCTGAGGGTTGGTACCGAAAACAGAACAGCATG GCTCGTATTTCCTTCGTAAGGGTGAAGTACTTGTTCCTCACCTGGCTGACGGTGCTGGTGGGGAGCTGGGTACTATACGTGCAATACTCGGCCTACACGGAGCTGTGCAGAGGACACCAGTGCAAAAACGCCATT TGTGACAAATACAAGCGAGGAATCATTGATGGCTCGGCCTGTAGCAGCCTGTGTGACAAAGACACATTCTACATGAGCAGATGTCTGTCAACGCTCCCGAACAACCAG GTGTACACCGGAAGTTGGGGGGATCACGAAGGGATCATTCGCTGTCATTTGGGGAAAGTGGCGCACTATGAGATTGGCGAAGAGCCGCAGCCACACCGTGAGGTGCCTATCTTCGATACTCCTACCAAAGGCACGTCGGTGGAGAAGTTCCGGGAAATGGTTTTTAATCACATCAAG TCCAAGCTTGGAGATCAGCCCAACCTCAGCGCCCTGGTGAACGTGATCTTGTCCGTGGCGGACGGCAACAAAGACGGAAAAGTGTCCCTGCCGGAAGCTCGCTCCATGTGGGCCCTCCTGCAGATTGATGAG GTGCTTCTGGGCCTGCTGCTTCAGGAACGCGGGCACACGCCGCGCCTCCTCGGCTACTGCGGCGACCTCTACATGACCGAAAGGGTTCCTCACAAGCCCCTGTACGGCTTCTCCGTCCCCTGGCCGCTGGTCTCCTGGGTCCCGGGTGGCTTACAGCGCACCATGGACCAGTGGTTTACCCCCTCGTGGCCTCGCAAAGCCAAGATCTCCATGGGTCTCCTGGAGCTGGTGGAGGACGTCTTCCACGGCACGTACGGCAGCTTCCTCATCTGCGACCTGGCGGCGGTCCGCTTCGGCTACACCGACGGTCACGAGCTGCGTCTCACCGACGCCCGGGCGGTGGTGCCGGAAAGCCAGTTCCGGCGGGGTATGCGGGCGCGGCGCTGCGAGACCGACGCCGACTGCGTGTACGGCGCAGACTGCCGGACGTCGTGCGACGGCGTCGTGAAACGCTGCAGGGAGGAGCCCGTCCGGCCCAATTTGGCCAAAGCGTGCAGTACGCTGAAGGACTACCTGCTGCACGGGGCGCCATCCACCCTGCGGGAGGAGCTGGAGAGGCAGCTGTACGCTTGCATGGCCCTCAAGGGCGACGCCGGCCAGTTGAACATGGAGCACTCGCTGCTCCTCAACAACTTGAAGGCTCTGCTGTGGAGGCAGATCTCGCACACCAAGGACTCGTGA
- the mtf2 gene encoding metal-response element-binding transcription factor 2 isoform X1 has protein sequence MRDSGVLSHLSVHQGSHPSRQQAVPLSPTRQERVAYGEQDRFTEGQDVLARWSDGLIYLGTIAKIDRDKQRCFVVFEDRSKSWVLWKDIQTGDEDEDDDEHDDIVCSICRHETSEEPNEIVICDKCGQGYHQLCHSPVIDAAVIDSDDKWLCCACQLTSFPKQEETETMDLSFPYAPEELVWDEDHRTNLQQCYCYCGGPGNWYLKMLQCNGCEQWFHEACLRCLPMPMLYGDRFYLFICSVCNSGPEYLSRLPLGWEDVTHLSLYNLTMIHKKKYFDSELDLMAYINNNWELLQLGELADTPRSTRFAYVLEALNSNTTKFMSGKEVKKKKHLFGLRVRFPPTPPSGEHPVSRLMGRPSHGIDSNKSLSGLRAQKKSRKRKQASHSLERQAKRRCSGELLSQELRKPTALESPSLERFSSVKSERSLLSSQTSDAESIGALSTSETTSSLSRPSSLCSSNRTQTTTSTLPLSPPPLKRKRGRPRRVPPPHKPESLPPGQAHPIPSGADVATPLPGLHSADIVHGMDPNSQLSHLKSSISTYFGAAGRLACGEKYKVLARRVTLDGKVEYLVQWEGVTAS, from the exons ATGAG AGACTCGGGCGTTCTGAGTCATCTGTCCGTCCATCAGGGATCCCACCCCTCACGGCAGCAGGCTGTTCCCTTGTCCCCCACGAGGCAAGAAAGGGTGGCTTATGGAGAGCAGGACAGATTCACCGAGGGACAGGATGTCTTGGCCCGCTGGTCGGATGGCTTGATCTACTTGGGAACAATCGCTAAG ATCGATCGAGACAAGCAGCGATGCTTTGTGGTGTTTGAGGATCGATCCAAATCTTGGGTTCTCTGGAAAGATATTCAAACAG GAgacgaagatgaagacgatgacgaGCACGATGACATCGTGTGCTCCATATGTCGGCATGAAACCTCCGAGGAGCCCAATGAGATAGTCATTTGTGACAAGTGTGGGCAAG GCTACCATCAGCTCTGCCACTCGCCCGTCATTGACGCTGCTGTCATCGACTCGGACGACAAATGGCTTTGCTGTGCATGTCAGCTCACTTCTTTCCCAAAG caggAGGAGACAGAAACCATGGATCTGTCCTTCCCATACGCACCGGAGGAACTGGTGTGGGATGAAGACCACCGGACCAACTTGCAACAGTGCTACTGCTACTGTGGAGGGCCAGGAAA CTGGTACCTGAAGATGCTGCAGTGCAATGGTTGTGAGCAGTGGTTCCACGAAGCCTGCCTCCGTTGCTTACCCATGCCGATGCTTTACGGAGACAG ATTTTATCTCTTCATTTGCTCCGTTTGCAACAGTGGACCTGAGTATCTGAGCCGACTGCCTCTCGGATG GGAGGATGTGACCCACCTGAGCCTGTACAACCTGACAATGATCCACAAGAAGAAGTACTTTGATTCCGAGCTGGACCTGATGGCCTACATCAACAACAACTGGGAGCTGCTGCAGCTTGGTGAA CTTGCCGACACTCCAAGATCAACGCGATTTGCGTATGTTCTTGAGGCTTTAAACAGCAACACAACCAA GTTCATGTCAGGAAAGGaggtaaagaagaagaagcacttGTTTGGGCTGAGGGTTCGATTCCCTCCCACTCCCCCCAGCGGAGAGCATCCGGTAAGCAGACTGATGGGGCGCCCCTCACATGGCATCGACTCAAACAAATCGCTGTCTGGCCTGAG AGCACAGAAGAAGTccaggaagaggaagcaagcaagtcATTCACTGGAGCGGCAGGCCAAACGCAGATGTTCCGGTGAACTCCTGTCCCAG GAACTAAGAAAGCCCACAGCACTAGAATCTCCCTCACTGGAGCGCTTTTCGTCCGTCAA GAGCGAGCGGTCTTTACTGTCGTCCCAAACCTCAGACGCAGAGTCGATTGGCGCCCTGAGCACCTCGGAAACTACCTCAAGCCTCTCGAGGCCGTCCAG CCTGTGCAGCTCCAACAGGACCCAGACGACGACTTCCACCCTGCCCCTTTCCCCTCCACCCTTAAAAAGAAAACGCGGGCGGCCGCGGCGGGTCCCGCCGCCGCACAAACCCGAGAGTCTTCCGCCTGGCCAAGCGCACCCCATCCCTTCCGGCGCCGATGTCGCAACTCCGCTTCCGGGACTGCACTCTGCAGACATAGTTCACGGCATGGACCCCAACAGCCAGCTGTCCCACCTCAAGAGCTCAATCAGCACCTATTTTGGTGCAGCGGGAAGGCTGGCTTGCGGGGAGAAGTACAAAGTGCTCGCTCGAAGGGTCACCTTGGACGGCAAGGTGGAGTATCTGGTGCAGTGGGAGGGGGTCACCGCCTCCTAG
- the dipk1aa gene encoding divergent protein kinase domain 1A isoform X3, whose product MAKALFPRAWVKRSFYFQARISFVRVKYLFLTWLTVLVGSWVLYVQYSAYTELCRGHQCKNAICDKYKRGIIDGSACSSLCDKDTFYMSRCLSTLPNNQVYTGSWGDHEGIIRCHLGKVAHYEIGEEPQPHREVPIFDTPTKGTSVEKFREMVFNHIKSKLGDQPNLSALVNVILSVADGNKDGKVSLPEARSMWALLQIDEVLLGLLLQERGHTPRLLGYCGDLYMTERVPHKPLYGFSVPWPLVSWVPGGLQRTMDQWFTPSWPRKAKISMGLLELVEDVFHGTYGSFLICDLAAVRFGYTDGHELRLTDARAVVPESQFRRGMRARRCETDADCVYGADCRTSCDGVVKRCREEPVRPNLAKACSTLKDYLLHGAPSTLREELERQLYACMALKGDAGQLNMEHSLLLNNLKALLWRQISHTKDS is encoded by the exons ATGGCGAAGGCACTGTTTCCACGGGCCTGGGTAAAGAGGTCATTCTATTTCCAG GCTCGTATTTCCTTCGTAAGGGTGAAGTACTTGTTCCTCACCTGGCTGACGGTGCTGGTGGGGAGCTGGGTACTATACGTGCAATACTCGGCCTACACGGAGCTGTGCAGAGGACACCAGTGCAAAAACGCCATT TGTGACAAATACAAGCGAGGAATCATTGATGGCTCGGCCTGTAGCAGCCTGTGTGACAAAGACACATTCTACATGAGCAGATGTCTGTCAACGCTCCCGAACAACCAG GTGTACACCGGAAGTTGGGGGGATCACGAAGGGATCATTCGCTGTCATTTGGGGAAAGTGGCGCACTATGAGATTGGCGAAGAGCCGCAGCCACACCGTGAGGTGCCTATCTTCGATACTCCTACCAAAGGCACGTCGGTGGAGAAGTTCCGGGAAATGGTTTTTAATCACATCAAG TCCAAGCTTGGAGATCAGCCCAACCTCAGCGCCCTGGTGAACGTGATCTTGTCCGTGGCGGACGGCAACAAAGACGGAAAAGTGTCCCTGCCGGAAGCTCGCTCCATGTGGGCCCTCCTGCAGATTGATGAG GTGCTTCTGGGCCTGCTGCTTCAGGAACGCGGGCACACGCCGCGCCTCCTCGGCTACTGCGGCGACCTCTACATGACCGAAAGGGTTCCTCACAAGCCCCTGTACGGCTTCTCCGTCCCCTGGCCGCTGGTCTCCTGGGTCCCGGGTGGCTTACAGCGCACCATGGACCAGTGGTTTACCCCCTCGTGGCCTCGCAAAGCCAAGATCTCCATGGGTCTCCTGGAGCTGGTGGAGGACGTCTTCCACGGCACGTACGGCAGCTTCCTCATCTGCGACCTGGCGGCGGTCCGCTTCGGCTACACCGACGGTCACGAGCTGCGTCTCACCGACGCCCGGGCGGTGGTGCCGGAAAGCCAGTTCCGGCGGGGTATGCGGGCGCGGCGCTGCGAGACCGACGCCGACTGCGTGTACGGCGCAGACTGCCGGACGTCGTGCGACGGCGTCGTGAAACGCTGCAGGGAGGAGCCCGTCCGGCCCAATTTGGCCAAAGCGTGCAGTACGCTGAAGGACTACCTGCTGCACGGGGCGCCATCCACCCTGCGGGAGGAGCTGGAGAGGCAGCTGTACGCTTGCATGGCCCTCAAGGGCGACGCCGGCCAGTTGAACATGGAGCACTCGCTGCTCCTCAACAACTTGAAGGCTCTGCTGTGGAGGCAGATCTCGCACACCAAGGACTCGTGA